A single genomic interval of Helianthus annuus cultivar XRQ/B chromosome 6, HanXRQr2.0-SUNRISE, whole genome shotgun sequence harbors:
- the LOC110937987 gene encoding serine/threonine-protein kinase STE20: MEQSKSDSHIQYNPVQHENMDSIHSSQSFQNTNARPTSVKPVLNYSIRTGEEFALEFMRDRVNPRMPYHAGDPSRTPGYLELKGILGISHTGSESGSDISMINIVERGSTRFENNHQTSSDFNSSLGSDSSPKIKIMCSFGGKILPRPSDGKLRYVGGSTRIIRIRKDIYWQELRQKAIEIYIETCAIKYQLPGEDLDALVSVSCDEDLQNMLEECNVLGVGEGSQKLRLFLFSLSDLDDTSFSHVNSGGDNEFQFVVAVNGMDIGSRRESANDLDGQNVERNTSSPSTFIDLNVPVPSNAYGEADLDACVPQKEEKPKGDTSMKQEVKQTNVKSPRDDVASTVVPPPSEGKLPPKPKMNEDQIHAKVVTSIDNDSFTAVAPDNSGSDLIDLSYLEPPSRVYHSERIPRGQMEKNRLTKSDDSLGSQLLATHLQSDADQISESVGSLRTEDFPPHGGLVNNEAPKVNTDLAPDSGNVSESAMIEKKVKFDKPSESGSQVKHHDYPAANSQATSGGDQTFESVSRPGQGSILIDINDRFPSDFLSDVFARAMISEDSHGIGVLPQDGVGLSMNIANHEPKHWSFFQKLAQNEFQGKDVSLIDQDHRVVLSNAQEEASMGYNVSQFPDGRNTFVEDEEKEIHGSESTSMQPHSLMKNSDDLAGNFRMPDSEYEVETRNDGLPSIDSLGDLDISSLQIIRNEDLEELRELGSGTFGTVYHGKWRGTDVAIKRIKKSCFAGRSSEQERLTVEFWREAVILSKLHHPNVMAFYGVVQDGPDGTLATVTEFMVDGSLRHVLLRKDRHLDHRKRLIIAMDAAFGMEYLHSKNIVHFDLKCDNLLVNMKDSSRPICKVGDFGLSKIKRNTLVSGGVRGTLPWMAPELLNGGSNKVSEKVDVFSFGIVLWEILTREEPYANMHYGAIIGGIVNNTLRPTIPCDCDPDWRRLMEQCWAPDPAVRPSFTEITNQLRIMSAAHKAHAHKPS, encoded by the exons ATGGAACAATCAAAATCTGACAGCCATATTCAATACAATCCAGTTCAGCATGAGAATATGGACTCTATACACTCATCTCAAAGCTTTCAAAACACAAACGCTAGACCTACTTCTGTAAAACCTGTGTTAAATTATTCGATCCGGACCGGTGAAGAATTTGCTCTAGAATTTATGCGGGACCGTGTAAACCCTAGGATGCCATATCATGCTGGCGATCCAAGCCGTACGCCTGGCTACCTGGAACTAAAGGGCATTCTAGGCATCAGCCATACCGGATCGGAAAGCGGGTCAGATATTTCCATGATTAATATTGTAGAAAGAGGTTCAACCCGTTTTGAAAATAACCACCAAACTTCATCAGATTTTAACAGTTCACTTGGATCAGATAGTTCACCGAAGATAAAAATTATGTGTAGTTTTGGTGGTAAAATATTGCCTCGCCCAAGTGATGGAAAGCTAAGATATGTTGGAGGAAGTACACGAATTATTCGCATAAGAAAAGATATATACTGGCAAGAGTTACGCCAAAAAGCAATAGAAATTTATATTGAAACTTGTGCAATTAAATACCAGCTTCCCGGGGAGGATCTTGATGCTTTAGTTTCGGTTTCATGTGATGAAGATTTACAGAATATGTTGGAGGAATGTAACGTATTAGGTGTAGGAGAAGGGTCACAAAAGCTTAggttgtttttattttctttaagtGATTTAGATGATACTAGTTTCAGTCATGTTAATTCTGGTGGTGATAATGAATTCCAATTTGTGGTTGCTGTAAACGGGATGGATATTGGTTCAAGACGGGAATCAGCAAATGATCTTGATGGCCAAAATGTTGAGAGGAATACGTCGTCACCTTCTACTTTTATTGACCTCAATGTTCCTGTTCCGTCAAATGCCTATGGAGAAGCCGATCTAGATGCTTGTGTTCCACAAAAGGAGGAGAAACCAAAGGGGGATACTTCTATGAAGCAAGAAGTTAAACAAACCAACGTTAAATCCCCAAGAGATGACGTGGCATCAACAGTTGTTCCACCACCTAGTGAAGGAAAGCTTCCCCCAAAACCTAAAATGAATGAAGACCAGATACATGCAAAGGTTGTTACATCTATCGACAATGATTCGTTTACAGCTGTGGCTCCCGATAACTCGGGCTCTGATCTTATTGATTTGAGTTACCTTGAACCGCCTTCACGAGTTTATCATTCCGAGAGAATTCCGCGTGGGCAGATGGAGAAAAACAGGCTGACCAAGTCAGACGATTCACTCGGGTCTCAATTGCTTGCTACACATTTACAGTCTGATGCTGACCAAATCTCAGAATCGGTTGGAAGTTTACGTACCGAAGATTTCCCACCCCATGGTGGATTAGTCAACAATGAGGCACCAAAAGTCAACACCGATTTGGCTCCGGATTCGGGTAATGTATCTGAATCTGCGATGATTGAGAAGAAAGTTAAGTTCGATAAACCATCAGAAAGTGGATCACAAGTGAAGCACCATGACTATCCTGCAGCTAACAGTCAGGCGACTAGTGGTGGTGATCAAACTTTTGAAAGTGTTTCCAGGCCAGGGCAAGGATCTATTTTGATTGATATCAATGATCGATTTCCCAGTGATTTTTTATCTGATGTATTTGCAAGAGCGATGATATCTGAAGATTCACATGGAATTGGTGTTCTACCACAGGACGGTGTGGGATTGAGCATGAACATTGCAAATCATGAACCTAAACATTGGTCGTTTTTTCAGAAATTAGCACAAAATGAGTTTCAGGGTAAGGATGTTTCTCTTATTGACCAAGATCATCGTGTGGTTTTATCCAATGCTCAAGAAGAAGCATCTATGGGCTATAATGTTTCACAATTTCCTGACGGCCGTAACACTTTCGTggaagatgaagaaaaagaaatccATGGTTCAGAATCAACATCTATGCAACCACATTCACTGATGAAAAACAGTGATGACCTGGCAGGAAACTTTAGAATGCCCGACTCAGAGTATGAGGTTGAGACAAGGAACGATGGGCTGCCTTCAATTGATTCTCTAGGTGATCTTGATATCAGTTCCTTACAG ATTATAAGAAACGAAGATCTTGAAGAATTAAGGGAGCTTGGTTCGGGTACATTTGGTACCGTGTATCATGGGAAATGGAGGGGAACGGATGTTGCGATTAAACGCATTAAGAAAAGCTGCTTTGCAGGGCGGTCATCTGAACAAGAAAGATTA ACAGTAGAGTTCTGGCGAGAAGCTGTAATTCTGTCAAAGCTTCATCATCCAAACGTAATGGCATTTTATGGTGTAGTACAAGATGGGCCCGATGGAACATTAGCTACTGTCACAGAGTTCATGGTTGATGGCTCACTAAGGCATGTCTTACTTCGCAAAGATAG GCATCTTGATCACCGAAAGAGGCTTATAATTGCAATGGATGCGGCCTTTGGAATGGAGTATTTGCACTCCAAGAACATTGTGCATTTTGATTTGAAATGTGACAATCTTCTTGTGAATATGAAGGATTCTTCACGCCCTATATGCAAG GTAGGTGACTTTGGACTGTCAAAAATCAAGAGGAACACTTTGGTTTCAGGTGGAGTTAGGGGAACCCTGCCGTGGATGGCTCCCGAGCTACTGAATGGTGGAAGCAATAAAGTTTCTGAAAAG GTTGATGTTTTCTCCTTTGGGATCGTGTTATGGGAGATTCTTACTCGTGAAGAGCCGTATGCCAACATGCACTATGGTGCAATCATAG GAGGCATAGTGAATAACACGCTTAGACCTACGATCCCATGCGACTGTGATCCTGATTGGAGAAGGCTGATGGAGCAGTGCTGGGCCCCGGATCCTGCCGTGAGACCGTCTTTTACTGAAATAACTAATCAATTACGCATAATGTCTGCAGCCCACAAAGCCCATGCTCACAAGCCATCTTAG
- the LOC110934197 gene encoding uncharacterized protein LOC110934197 — protein sequence MFYQGLNYDTQERLDVNAGGDLGTKTPNEAYAIIEKAALKSSSHREGERGRTSSSSSRPGVHVVDDYTTITAQISALSVKFDKFQMAAQASSGCDQCGVSHELGACFQGVVYEGQEEVDFVSNQVRPQNNPYNNTYNPGWRNHPNFGWRVNVGNQNPLGFAQRAPAPQQAHGQQFQSYNQSFQPRPYSYQNQGTGSSPQQQAPQSSSKLEEMIAQLLSSSTSANQLAEKRYQQSEDRFLVHEGEIRSQKASIQNIENQVGQLMKMMLERPPGGLPGNTEPNPRGHVNAVMTRSGKTTRPNISDSPPITEAVPTDTPDEV from the coding sequence ATGTTCTACCAAGGCCTTAATTACGATACGCAGGAGAGATTGGATGTGAATGCAGGAGGCGATCTAGGAACGAAGACGCCGAATGAAGCTTATGCTATCATAGAGAAGGCTGCATTGAAGTCTAGTTCGCATCGTGAAGGAGAGAGAGGTcggacatcatcatcatcatctcgcccAGGAGTTCACGTGGTGGACGACTACACAACAATTACTGCACAAATCTCAGCTCTTTCGGTGAAGTTTGATAAGTTCCAGATGGCTGCGCAAGCTAGCTCaggatgtgaccagtgcggagtgtcacacgagcttGGTGCATGTTTTCAGGGAGTTGTATATGAGGGCCAAGAAGAAGTGGATTTTGTGAGTAATCAGgtgaggccgcagaacaacccgtacaaCAATACCTACAACCCGGGTTGgaggaatcacccaaattttgggtggcgagtgAATGTGGGTAATCAGAACCCACTAGGATTTGCCCAGCGCGCTCCAGCGCCGCAGCAGGCTCACGGTCAGCAATTCCAGTCATACAACCAATCTTTCCAGCCTCGTCCATACTCATATCAGAATCAGGGCACAGGGAGTAGTCCCCAGCAGCAAGCCCCTCAGTCAAGTTCTAAGCTGGAGGAAATGATAGCTCAGCTTCTTAGTAGCTCCACGAGTGCAAATCAATTGGCTGAAAAACGATAtcaacaaagcgaagatcgttttctagtTCATGAGGGAGAAATTAGGAGTCAAAAAGCATcaattcagaatatcgagaaccAGGTTGGTCAGCTGATGAAGATGATGTTGGAGAGACCCCCAGGTGGTCTTCCAGGTAACACAGAGCCAAATCCGCGCGGGCACGTAAATGCGGTTATGACTAGGAGTGGCAAGACGACAAGACCCAACATATCGGACTCACcaccgatcactgaagcggtcccgactgatACACCGGATGAGGTGTAA